In a single window of the Notamacropus eugenii isolate mMacEug1 chromosome 4, mMacEug1.pri_v2, whole genome shotgun sequence genome:
- the LOC140502741 gene encoding uncharacterized protein isoform X2, translated as MPGGDVPSSCGPDWEARLETMASSLKLEFSRKNSFQERLRRDDVTAFQLRKAFTFDAVSERHKRNEGKSLQQTKFIQNKLPHEVQRREYNKYGKHFSLGPIIFPHQSVSIGSNLHQCDMAQKSFSLYSDIRNYNQICVKQVFSKYNEFKDSFSYDSDLTENCVIHSAGKTHELNECSTLFLSSQLTQLQRIHTGWQPYKSNACGKTFGKSSELIERQSVQTAEQPFEVNEYEKVLLPSTNHPEHQLVHATEIPCKCKQCSKAFFLNSQLDVHQRMHTGEKRYKCNECGKVFRQKAKLNIHIRIHTGEKPFECNECGKAFRESSDLTLHQRVHTGEKPYKCSECGRAFRRSKNLTLHWRIHTGERPFECNQCGKAFRQSSDLSQHQRIHTGEKPYECKECGNVFRQSSHLILHQRIHTGEKPYECNECGKAFRLGSQRNVHQRIHTGEKPYECHECGKAFRKSSYLTQHQRIHTGEKPYKCNECGKSFNRRRNLTFHQRIHTGEKPYECIECGKTFSSNRNLTLHQKIHTGKTT; from the coding sequence attGGGAGGCTAGACTTGAAACCATGGCTTCATCTCTAAAGCTCGAGTTCTCCAGGAAAAATTCCTTCCAGGAAAGGCTCCGGAGGGATGATGTTACTGCCTTCCAATTGAGAAAGGCCTTCACTTTTGATGCCGTGTCAGAAAGGCATAAGAGAAATGAGGGGAAATCTCTTCAGCAAACAAAATTCATCCAGAACAAACTTCCCCATGAAGTACAGAGGCGTGAATACAATAAATATGGCAAACACTTCAGTCTAGGACCAATCATTTTTCCACATCAGAGTGTAAGTATAGGAAGCAATCTACATCAATGTGACATGGCTCAGAAGAGCTTTAGCCTGTATTCAGACATCAGGAATTATAACCAAATCTGTGTTAAACAGGTATTTTCTAAGTATAATGAATTTAAAGATTCTTTTAGTTATGATTCAGACCTTACTGAGAATTGTGTAATACATTCTGCAGGGAAAACTCATGAACTCAATGAATGTAGCACTTTATTCCTGAGCTCTCAGCTTACACAGCTCCAAAGAATTCACACTGGATGGCAACCTTATAAATCTAACGCGTGTGGGAAGACGTTCGGTAAGAGTTCAGAGCTTATTGAACGTCAGTCAGTTCAGACTGCAGAGCAACCTTTTGAagttaatgaatatgaaaaggtACTCTTGCCAAGCACAAATCATCCTGAACATCAGTTAGTTCATGCTACAGAGATACCTTGCAAATGTAAGCAGTGTAGTAAAGCATTTTTCCTGAACTCACAACTTGATGTACATCAGAGAATGCACACTGGAGAAAAGCGTTATAAATGCAATGAATGCGGGAAAGTCTTCCGCCAGAAAGCAAAACTTAATATACACataagaattcatactggagaaaaaccttttgaatgtaatgaatgtggaaaggctttccgTGAGAGCTCAGACCTTACTCTACATCAGAGagttcacactggagagaagccttataaatgtagtgaatgtgggaggGCCTTCAGGCGGAGCAAAAACCTTACTCTCCATtggagaattcacactggagagagaccttttgaatgtaatcaatgtgggaaagctttccgCCAGAGCTCAGACCTCTCTCAACAtcagaggattcatactggagaaaaaccttatgaatgtaaggaatgtggAAATGTCTTCCGCCAGAGCTCACATCTTAttctacatcagagaattcatactggagagaaaccatatgaatgtaatgagtgtgggaaGGCATTTCGCCTGGGTTCACAACGTaatgtacatcagagaattcatactggagagaaaccatatgaatgtcatgaatgtgggaaggccttccgaAAGAGTTCATACCTTActcagcatcagagaattcatactggagaaaaaccatataaatgtaatgaatgtgggaagtcCTTCAATCGGCGTAGAAATCTTACCTTccaccagagaattcacactggtgagaaaccatatgaatgtatTGAATGTGGAAAGACCTTTAGCTCAAACAGAAACCTTACTCtccatcagaaaattcatactgggAAGACAACATAG